In Vespa velutina chromosome 1, iVesVel2.1, whole genome shotgun sequence, the following proteins share a genomic window:
- the LOC124952368 gene encoding uncharacterized protein PF3D7_1120600-like isoform X8 has product MSNNCKKEDIGLKKKYVFFNDPDIIVKRAESLVNTQLRSHLGLKKQQVDDSKVDLKEKTNDIAQLDFKNVENLLSFHPVQPYPFTFISAVKRKLSLGDHPDTQKKLYDSGNRTEAEVYSRELKFSSNHNLYQAMQNMAFREPLKVPDLKMSTKTLDYSSKDNPSSKDVAGIKLAVSSNDFVPERSEKTSRERVQRKLDFSEGPSVVACENIEPLKAPNVSIASSFSKKKEHVRESSREKENRSKRIRKDDSLYTKSDEILYSSSDFSKRSKSPRHVSRKDITDNTSGSISVGRIKTDRLPLFLPRESDFVLTKPKTKNFATSTTRKDNDKKHRCSNVQSAKLRDTSLECKNKTGGNESHSQKNIIKDTTRSMVFDNIEYKCKEDLQPLKQTDEHKYKSDNKQVKQQNKVLNQSFNKQQGGIGFKEHNKRIYDKTKTSINRIEGKHYVTYSDTSGDIEIVSDSNTSLKKRSSTCSAVFTQQSQSKDIDKSQTMQSLHSKKSGKDNENSNYIENSSLECTDVSSNKNEPFSQDINLSNKLQSSNNDLTDLNESLLPEALLDPRRISFRDENYTQEEFRDLITPDMNLIFRSKRKKQMAQSNNDTNVDCGKASKYKTTAKPETMQHGIQLLHPTALHMQFQAELHLLDSMNESLRQVMDVEKSFYNVKNEQEKELIQKQSQVTDELILHLDDIGKSGTIDKENTDKVVSQINDNTGIEKVVTDKRMTNKIDEASFIDEQQSFMKKEETDEQNNNLRKRTKSVIEVAEVQTQTVNDIGTQTDIYPGRRNLSNRFLEIHENAHGQELSLEDCEIPLLSLGSRDQFEDLDQLEDLSLPSKVRTMSEISLHETTSSIKTETGTEISISTRDVTCSFNKYLDLEIAQLIKDEKQRYDKIEMLFKSREKTLHDRTKKLVKLEEQKRALRDTGQDSRISSVKKKQRALLLKLQQEKDEMNRLKELHKIASQERKLMLQKQRNMFNPQMSTKNILTKLKRSADSQSPRRLSGPMKGYDIRSNSSMSSLVDSDKSQHDKSQIDPKIQLTENDLQFQKVGLSSAEKIANLVDESNISLLKYDKLNDTMEDLKSQNKYILNSQKGSNNKLKYELRSRKFEEKMPKADIIKLRSHQLDVESKLMQGHCVNVAGHVHEKQKTISLQSLQDLDNTITEYIKSESDTLVDELSKKSKSSQVDFRSVISSKDKEPFSRDTAVNTETIQEQITSIDQDALSKTSKSSQVSEDTFQTHSRNSTKTDKSISSDKEITKKFQQNSEFKASTKRKNSKCQRTRSSSTILTENILRSKSSSQIEEFTKHHNKRTKIENEFIQSDRNDEGSILDELDLSTDQTINQNAIEVLIRQSNAMKDKNSKLFADIIDESKENISVQNVFERSLENYNENNYPSKDKGKSTQNCGDISARSQLGTFAISNHNSVDNEKEYTRSIVIRSQNHDYKTSKKLEQILNAREAALVSRRNCVEEWMAWDARLRAEEERVARMEQAAYKLVTATSALSHQDSTLSSDTSDVEGRIELLTEKLAERRIEMSRLKKEARKQTKQKLKALEANLLNQIKKYDTTIHEMRKKLESRKEAVKDSDKLAIESKSLAEFKVPDIPLKRIQEIYKNSDLLRSRSESDLLSTKIQQKGIVKNIQALIYESKCEGTNFSKSSQIIKRDNVLESSNAKKQDIHYNVQSIFADLKDTEYEKLRSISMSSTSDDDQGDKATHYNTTFHSSGTQTNHTLVSVPEQFTVAISSDNNSKDIPSEVSVVNTDTDILTASELKPSKSNRSDQLTITEPKSDLIDVEQVPLKSLMSQSNTIETSKTENLKLISNKSESYIIQNSNKELSSTNNDSGTLTYSKKLHFLQLNNKNLNEDINCLENELKALSEMMSRISSLSTEKHDNEEKSTLKDISEVFSKSELIDNNTSISNKDINKTIHSDITETEIPIKTDINSDISSYSGSILKLKSGSESTDLVKNVSHVMSELIPEGETLFSESNQEIDYKAESKKILNEIEKSIISEHAKILEGDANSSSIPLETSTQKIQKLNKDFPYYLSTSVTENKSESPIPIEDNKNLERAKNTSESSLNKKIIDEQHVADESQFLMEESYGEKLSENVETISTNISEQCSIYEDDSSKKDNDVMINKSILHFEDISQFKNTDDTLQIENVSSSENNEIHLSSRDFSNGEEINTGQYYNSNNKDEENIISQNANTLSVNLNKRDFNVEENESEVISTEKMSVDKDDWTISDSFNICNDEVENEWEKADNHEVESQIHVSSENKNISQVEKVAVIHDFTENLSVTIEDESMLLPRAESTNIDPLNLKINETDNEKTTDELDDILDIIARENDKEYDNEGRQYIRRGNKTDENLDNIKSIKASILEKENENNESNEINIQTKIILDADNMDLTIDSPFPSITCDSSLDDKLQIHKFSTSDNNKNNITPLYMEYNKNHINGINDALDVPSNKLDDVSVINIKLNVEIEEKDIVQKEMVQSQEIIINKLDSESKGDIFPQLEISTKIELSHEELIDKSITHGDNKESHVIYLPVTEEESTHPIGMKEVGYLESLPEPDSSDGEQLDNLIEVAESGLDVIEKHPESSEIHSNKGDNLSDNKEDDIEINDVRENENLPIDDCQSTEKHNKATTNATDIIIKVPFEILRDPEYEDISEESLEVSEILDKTESQKTQGLQKGTTVSENYQAVHKTEVLRILDEITQKSLPELVKTSQEDKKDVQTVETISAKALIHTSSLVNENQIIQIDQSIDQNIEIIKDTVSDNSKLTEIETEEVSTELNDLLSQSDGKRVKTITDVEQSAIQKHEDVSSDSSEGGDTPAGVSEIEIDSPRDLSNSRLNIDALDDDLLSNTNMGKQDESKTDFHATAIVTTSEKDIEAMIDKIKE; this is encoded by the exons atgagtaataattgtaaaaaagaagacataggccttaaaaaaaaatatgtcttCTTTAACGACccagatattattgttaagcGTGCAGAGAGTTTGGTtaat aCACAACTTAGATCACATCTTGGATTAAAGAAACAGCAAGTAGATGATAGTAAGGtagatttgaaagaaaagaccAATGATATAGCACAGcttgattttaaaaatgtagaaaatttgTTGTCTTTTCATCCTGTACAACCATATCCGTTTACATTTATTAGTGCAGTAAAACGAAAACTCTCTCTTGGTGATCATCCCGATACgcagaaaaaattatatgactCTGGTAATAGAACAGAAGCTGAAGTATATTCGAGGGAATTAAAATTTAGCagtaatcataatttatatcaagCAATGCAAAATATGGCTTTTAGAGAGCCATTAAAAGTACCAGATTTAAAAATGTCTACGAAGACATTAGATTATTCTTCTAAAGACAATCCTAGCTCAAAAGATGTTGCTGGAATAAAATTGGCTGTATCTTCTAATGATTTTGTGCCTGAAAGATCGGAAAAAacatcgagagaaagagtacaAAGGAAATTAGATTTTTCTGAGGGGCCATCCGTAGTTGCTTGTGAAAATATCGAACCTTTAAAAGCACCAAATGTTTCAATAGCATCTAGTTTctctaaaaagaaagagcacGTTAGAGAAAGTTctagggaaaaggaaaatagatcaaaaagaataagaaaggatGATTCTTTGTATACAAAAAGTGATGAAATATTGTATTCTTCATCGGATTTTAGTAAAAGATCTAAAAGTCCAAGACACGTTTCCAGAAAGGATATTACAGACAATACAAGTGGTTCTATATCGGTAGGGAGAATTAAAACTGATCGTTTGCCTTTATTTTTACCAAGGGAAAGTGATTTTGTATTGACAAAgccaaaaacaaaaaattttgcaaCTTCTACGACTAGAaaggataatgataaaaaacatAGGTGTTCCAATGTACAATCTGCGAAATTAAGAGACACTTCTTTAGAATGTAAAAATAAGACGGGTGGTAATGAATCGCAttctcaaaaaaatattataaaagatacgACTAGAAGTATGGTATtcgataatatagaatataaatgcAAAGAAGATTTGCAACCATTGAAACAAACTGATGAGCACAAATATAAATCGGATAATAAACAAGttaaacaacaaaataaagtGTTAAATCAGTCTTTTAACAAACAACAAGGAGGTATAGGATTTAAAGAGCATAATAAGagaatatatgataaaactAAGACATCTATAAATAGAATTGAAGGAAAACATTATGTTACATATTCAGATACTTCTGGTGATATTGAGATTGTATCTGACTCCAATACCAGTTTAAAAAAACGTAGCAGCACCTGCTCCGCAGTTTTTACTCAACAGTCGCAGAGTAAAGATATTGATAAATCTCAAACAATGCAAAGCTTACATTCTAAGAAATCAGGGAAAGATAATGAGAattcaaattatattgaaaattcttctttaGAATGTACAGACGTAAgcagtaataaaaatgaacctTTTTCtcaagatattaatttatctaataaacTTCAAAgtagtaataatgatttaactGATTTGAATGAAAGCTTATTACCAGAAGCCTTGTTAGATCCAAGAAGGATATCTTTTAGAGATGAAAATTATACGCAAGAGGAGTTTCGCGATTTAATTACACCCGATATGAATctaatatttcgatcgaaaagaaaaaaacaaatggcACAGAGTAATAATGATACCAATGTTGATTGTGGAAAAGCttcgaaatataaaacaacTGCGAAACCAGAAACAATGCAACATGGAATACAGCTT cTTCATCCGACAGCTTTGCATATGCAGTTTCAAGCAGAGTTACATCTATTAGACTCAATGAATGAATCACTTAGGCAAGTTATGGATGTGgagaaaagtttttataatgtaaaaaatgaacaagaaaaggaattaATACAGAAACAAAGTCAGGTCACTGATGAATTGATATTACACTTGGACGATATAGGAAAAAGTGGTACAATAGATAAGGAAAATACGGACAaag TAGTATCACAAATTAATGACAATACAGGGATAGAAAAAGTTGTTACTGACAAACGAATGACGAATAAAATTGATGAAGCTTCTTTCATTGATGAACAACAATCGTTCatgaagaaagaggaaacagATGAACAGAACAATAATTTAAGGAAAAGAACTAAATCGGTCATTGAAGTAGCAGAAGTTCAGACTCAAACAGTTAATGATATTGGAACTCAAACCGACATATATCCAGGACGACGTAATTTATCTAATAGATTTTTGGAAATTCATGAAAATGCACATGGACAGGAATTATCTTTAGAAGATTGTGAAATTCCATTACTTTCTTTAGGCTCTAGAGATCAATTTGAAGATTTGGATCAGCTAGAAGATCTTTCATTGCCTAGTAAAGTAAGAACAATGTCGGAGATCAGTTTACATGAAACTACATCTTCTATAAAAACAGAAACTGGTACAGAAATTAGTATTTCTACGAGAGATGTAACTTGttcttttaacaaatatttagaTTTAGAG ATAGCTCAATTGATAAAAGATGAGAAACAAAGATATGACAAGATAGAAATGTTGTTCAAGTCGCGTGAAAAAACATTACACGATAGGACAAAGAAATTAGTGAAATTGGAAGAGCAAAAAAGAGCATTGAGAGATACTGGCCAAGATAGTCGTATTAGTTCGGTTAAGAAGAAGCAAAGGgccttattattaaaattacaacaGGAGAAAGATGAGATGAATAG ATTGAAAGAACTTCATAAAATTGCGAGCCAAGAGCGTAAATTAATGTTACAAAAGCAAAGGAACATGTTTAATCCTCAAATGtctacgaaaaatattttaacgaaattaaaaagaagtgCTGATAGTCAATCTCCACGTAGATTATCTGGCCCAATGAAAGGCTACGATATACGGAGTAACAGTTCAATGAGTTCTTTAGTAGACTCTGATAAATCTCAACATGATAAATCACAAATAGACCCGAAAATACAATTGACGGAGAATGATTTGCAATTTCAGAAAGTGGGTTTATCAAGTGCTGAAAAAATTGCAAACTTAGTGGACGAatctaatatttcattattaaaatatgataaattaaacgaCACCATGGAAGATTTAAAATcacaaaacaaatatattcttaattctcagaagggtagtaataataaattaaagtacGAGTTGAGATCTCGTaagtttgaagaaaaaatgcCTAAAgcagatattataaaattgagatCCCATCAGCTTGATGTCGAATCGAAATTAATGCAAGGACATTGTGTGAATGTAGCTGGGCATGTACATGAGAAACAAAAGACTATTAGTTTACAATCATTACAAGATTTAGATAATACAATTACAGAATATATTAAGTCAGAATCTGATACTTTAGTAGacgaattatcaaaaaaatctAAGTCATCGCAAGTTGACTTTCGAAGTGTGATATCGTCAAAAGATAAAGAACCATTTTCCAGGGATACAGCGGTAAATACTGAAACGATACAAGAACAAATAACTTCCATCGATCAAGATGCTTTGTCAAAGACATCAAAGTCTTCTCAAGTTTCCGAAGATACCTTTCAAACTCATTCAAGAAATTCAACTAAAACGGATAAATCAATTTCTAGtgataaagaaattacaaaaaaatttcaacaaaattCCGAATTTAAAGCAAGCACTAAACGGAAAAATTCTAAATGTCAAAGAACAAGATCATCATCTACCATATTAAcggaaaatatattaagatcAAAATCAAGTTCTCAAATAGAAGAATTTACAAAACACCATAACAAACgtacaaaaatagaaaatgaattcaTTCAATCGGATAGAAATGACGAAGGTTCTATTTTAGATGAGCTTGATCTTAGTACTGATCAGACTATTAATCAGAATGCTATTGAAGTTTTAATCAGGCAATCAAATGCTATGAAAGACAAAAATTCCAAATTATTTGCTGATATAATAGatgaaagcaaagaaaatatttcggtACAAAATGTTTTTGAAAGAAgtcttgaaaattataatgaaaacaattatCCTTCCAAGGATAAAGGAAAGAGTACACAAAATTGTGGTGATATATCTGCTAGATCTCAGCTTGGTACATTTGCTATTTCAAATCATAATTCTGTAGATAATGAGAAAGAGTATACTAGATCAATAGTTATCAGATCACAGAATCATGATTATAAAACTTCAAAAAAGCTCGAACA AATTTTAAATGCACGAGAAGCAGCACTTGTATCGCGTAGAAATTGTGTAGAAGAGTGGATGGCATGGGATGCACGATTAAGAGCAGAAGAAGAACGTGTTGCACGGATGGAACAAGCTGCATATAAACTTGTCACTGCAACTTCTGCTTTATCTCATCAag attctaCACTCTCATCTGATACAAGTGATGTGGAAGGAAGAATAGAATTATTAACAGAAAAATTAGCGGAGCGTAGAATAGAAATGTcacgtttaaaaaaagaagctagGAAGCAAACGAAACAAAAGCTAAAAGCATTAGAAGCAAATttgttaaatcaaattaag aaATATGATACGACTATTCATGAAATGCGAAAGAAATTGGAGTCTAGAAAGGAAGCTGTGAAGGATAGTGACAAATTGGCTATAGAGTCTAAATCATTGGCAGAATTTAAAGTACCTGATATTCCGCTTAAGAGAAtacaagaaatttataaaaatagtgATCTGTTACGTTCGAGATCAGAATCTGACTTATTATCAACAAAAATTCAACAAAAAGgcattgttaaaaatattcaagctTTGATATATGAAAGTAAATGTGAAggaacaaatttttcaaagtcatcgcaaataattaaaagggACAATGTGCTGGAATCATCAAATGCTAAAAAACAAGATATTCATTATAACGTTCAGTCCATATTTGCAGATTTGAAAGATACAGAATATGAAAAACTCAGGTCTATTTCAATGTCATCAACTTCTGATGATGATCAAGGCGATAAAGCTACACATTATAATACCACATTTCATTCTAGTGGAACTCAAACTAATCACACGCTTGTTTCCGTACCAGAACAATTTACAGTTGCAATATCATCTGACAATAATTCAAAAGATATTCCAAGTGAAGTTAGCGTAGTAAATACTGATACAGATATTCTTACAGCATCTGAATTAAAACCATCAAAGAGTAATAGGAGCGATCAACTTACAATAACAGAACCAAAATCAGATTTAATTGATGTTGAACAAGTGCCTTTAAAAAGTCTTATGTCACAGTCCAACACAATAGAAACATCAAAAACAGAGAATTTAAAgcttatttcaaataaatcagaatcatatattattcaaaaCTCCAATAAGGAACTTTCGTctactaataacgatagtgGAACGCTTACTTATTCTAAAAAATTACACTTTTTAcaactaaataataaaaatctaaatgaagatattaattGCCTTGAAAATGAGCTTAAAGCTCTGTCAGAAATGATGTCACGAATTAGTAGTTTATCCACCGAAAAGcatgataatgaagaaaaaagtaccTTAAAAGATATATCAGAGGTGTTTTCAAAATCTGAGCTGATTGACAATAACACATCAATttctaataaagatataaataaaaccatTCATTCGGATATTACAGAAACAGAAATTCCCATTAAAACCGATATTAATTCTGATATCTCAAGTTATTCAGGAAGCATTTTGAAGTTGAAATCGGGCAGTGAGTCTACAGATTTAGTGAAAAATGTAAGTCACGTTATGTCTGAATTAATTCCAGAAGGGGAAACATTATTTTCAGAATCAAATCAAGAAATAGATTATAAAGCGGAAAGTAAgaagatattaaatgaaatcgaaaaatcaattatatccGAACATGCAAAAATACTTGAAGGTGATGCTAATTCTTCAAGTATACCATTGGAAACAAGTACgcaaaagatacaaaaattaaacaaagattttccatattatttatctacttCAGTTACTGAGAACAAATCAGAATCACCGATACCCATagaggataataaaaatcttgaaCGAGCAAAGAATACGTCTGAATCatctttgaataaaaaaataattgatgaaCAGCATGTAGCAGATGAATCTCAATTTTTAATGGAGGAATCATATGGGGAAAAATTGTCTGAAAATGTAGAAACTATTTCGACGAATATATCGGAACAATGTTCGATATATGAGGACGATAGTTCGAAAAAAGACAATGACGTAATGATTAACAAAAGTATATTACATTTCGAAGATATTTcacaatttaaaaatactgACGATACTTTGCAAATTGAAAATGTATCTTCttctgaaaataatgaaatacattTGTCTTCAAGAGACTTTTCTAAtggagaagaaataaatacgggtcaatattataattctaataataaagatgaagagaatATAATTTCACAAAATGCAAATACATTGTccgtaaatttaaataaacgtgACTTCAATgtagaagaaaatgaatcaGAAGTTATTTCCACTGAAAAAATGTCTGTAGATAAAGACGACTGGACTATATCtgattcatttaatatttgcaATGACGAAGTAGAGAATGAATGGGAAAAAGCAGATAATCATGAAGTAGAATCACAGATTCACGTTAgttcagaaaataaaaatatatcgcaAGTAGAAAAAGTTGCTGTCATTCATGATTTTACAGAAAATTTATCGGTTACTATAGAAGATGAGTCTATGCTTTTACCGAGGGCAGAATCTACAAATATTGATCCTCTTAATTTAAAGATTAATGAAACGGACAATGAAAAAACTACTGATGAGCTTGATGacatattagatataatagccagagaaaatgataaagagtATGATAATGAAGGTAGGCAATATATAAGAAGAGGTAATAAAACCGATGAAAATTTGGacaatataaaatctattaaagCATCTAtcttggagaaagaaaatgaaaacaatgaatcaaatgaaattaatattcaaacaAAGATCATCTTAGATGCAGATAATATGGATCTTACAATAGACAGTCCATTTCCGTCTATTACATGCGATTCTTCGCTCGATGATAAATTACAAATCCACAAATTCTCAacaagtgataataataaaaataatattactccATTATATATggaatacaataaaaatcatattaatggAATTAATGACGCATTAGATGTTCCATCCAATAAATTAGATGATGTGTCcgtgataaatataaaattaaacgtagaaatagaagaaaaagatattgtcCAAAAAGAAATGGTTCAGTctcaagaaataataataaacaagcTGGATTCAGAATCTAAAGGAGATATATTCCCGCAATTAGAAATTAGCACTAAGATCGAATTATCCCATGAAGAACTAATTGATAAAAGTATTACCCACGGTGATAATAAGGAATCTCATGTAATTTATCTCCCTGTTACGGAAGAAGAAAGTACACATCCAATAGGAATGAAGGAAGTAGGATATTTGGAATCATTACCAGAACCAGATAGTTCTGATGGTGAACAActtgataatttaattgaagtAGCGGAAAGTGGATTAGATGTAATAGAAAAGCATCCTGAATCATCAGAAATACATTCTAACAAGGGTGATAATTTATCagataataaagaagacgatattgaaataaatgatgtacgtgaaaatgaaaatcttcCGATTGATGATTGTCAATCTACAGAGAAACATAATAAAGCTACAACGAATGCTaccgatattataattaaagtaccatttgaaatattaagagATCCCGAATATGAAGATATCTCTGAGGAAAGCCTTGAAGTATCGGAAATTCTTGATAAAACGGAAAGTCAAAAAACGCAAGGTTTACAAAAAGGAACGACCGTGTCAGAAAATTATCAAGCGGTACATAAAACTGAAGTATTAAGGATATTGGATGAAATTACACAAAAATCATTGCCGGAGTTGGTGAAAACTTCacaagaagacaaaaaagatgTGCAAACAGTTGAAACAATATCCGCTAAAGCGTTAATTCATACATCCTCGTTAGTTaatgaaaatcaaataatacaaatagatCAATCAATTGATCAAAATATTGAGATTATAAAGGATACGGTATCAGATAATTCCAAATTGACAGAAATTGAAACTGAAGAAGTTTCCACAGAACTGAATGATCTATTATCACAGTCAGACGGGAAACGCGTTAAAACGATAACTGACGTAGAACAGAGCGCTATACAAAAACATGAAGATGTATCGTCTGATTCTAGCGAGGGTGGTGATACACCTGCAGGTGTATCAGAGATCGAAATAGACTCTCCAAGAGATTTAAGTAACTCCAGATTGAATATCGATGCCTTGGACGATGATCTACTTAGTAATACGAATATGGGAAAACAGGATGAATCAAAAACGGATTTTCATGCAACGGCTATTGTTACGACGTCGGAAAAAGATATCGAAGCtatgatcgataaaataaaag aatAG